A region from the Acidobacteriota bacterium genome encodes:
- a CDS encoding Nif11-like leader peptide family RiPP precursor, producing MSLEDLNRLALALSEDPALNDEFQSLEEDPAVWVAWAQTKGFTLTLEEAEQLGGEISDEDLDQVAGGWAGNNPPPDPPPGGGP from the coding sequence ATGAGCCTAGAAGACCTCAATCGTCTGGCCCTCGCTCTATCCGAGGACCCGGCCCTGAATGACGAGTTCCAGAGTCTCGAAGAGGATCCCGCGGTGTGGGTCGCCTGGGCCCAGACCAAGGGGTTCACGCTGACTTTGGAAGAGGCGGAGCAGCTCGGCGGAGAGATCTCCGACGAAGATCTCGATCAGGTGGCCGGAGGTTGGGCCGGCAATAATCCGCCGCCCGATCCTCCCCCAGGGGGAGGCCCCTGA
- a CDS encoding lantibiotic dehydratase: MVLAVASTAQPRLQEGPSGAPFLLRVAGLPAEWLEFPESSLPRAHEELERRLAEAREQLVEALHQVIGTAPKDDRRLLLAIRRDAFNGRSLSRPRLAILDQRPALAGLALQVVALEDDLAAAIAESDAWWARRRALERDRLLAAASDPAVMRGLGLASPALARELKRPKPSRRRSRRRRLEQSLLRYVSRTVFKLSPFSTLTRLALGKVGNQGIDAFGLTAETWRPRSLTRLNRFVLEQLVAMLDQRPEFRRHRPVEVNPTLQRVAEERYRWLLPGGWVRTEAGDFRFRQDAMVTVTLAGPLVEGMLDVPPSAGTRFGELAAQQADRLGRDVTATLERLVEIGFLLLPPLWAINQSRPEATLARFVAGVGGDFGTLAAELADLDGALQGFATGSAGLEERLKQVWEGAVRLAADEGSVGASAPGVQACFEDVFLDGDGDGTVAQVDPEAVATVIAESSAIFRLSAFLRPQLDFRLTLREAFDRRWPKRERVPLLDLFADVQGLWKDFRRFEIANRDADVCPSAFNPLGLADISALQRRRENLWRRLAAAVQPSPQGSSLDPSAVEALATELPAFADPGVGPCVFSQPMGGGRWVVNRMFEGTGRYSSRFTPAMAPRERRQFVSAFEARSRLTDEREILDLLCTRGGLLGVHELQTPRALSLPGERVAEGEGRTLGLEDLWVQRCPDSGLLTLIGPDGQSLAPAHLGTTDYIFLPLSIQFLSLFGPGQISLVLPNGPVAQVADGIRLYDRLSLGHLILKRRRWVVSLSGELAEILEREGAEAYRAVVRWRRRHRLPRHVFALERIRHAVLDGIHKPQYLDLESPSFVELFRTILEAGGKRVTLEEMLPEPSDLPRDAGGRSWAVEACFDSLVLSPGPACDATGATGSDHQPGRCGDPRPHGG, from the coding sequence ATGGTGCTTGCCGTCGCCTCCACCGCCCAGCCACGCCTGCAAGAAGGTCCCTCGGGGGCGCCCTTTCTGCTGCGGGTCGCCGGCCTGCCGGCGGAGTGGCTGGAGTTTCCCGAGTCCTCTCTGCCGCGGGCTCACGAAGAGCTCGAGAGGCGTCTCGCCGAAGCCCGCGAGCAGTTGGTCGAGGCCCTTCACCAGGTCATCGGCACGGCACCCAAGGACGATCGTCGATTGCTCCTTGCGATCAGGCGCGATGCTTTCAACGGTCGCTCGCTGAGCCGCCCGCGGTTGGCGATCCTCGATCAGAGGCCGGCCCTCGCCGGGCTCGCGCTTCAGGTGGTGGCTCTCGAGGACGACCTGGCGGCGGCGATCGCCGAGAGCGACGCTTGGTGGGCTCGGCGCCGCGCCCTCGAGCGCGATCGCCTGCTCGCCGCTGCGTCCGATCCGGCGGTGATGCGCGGCTTGGGCTTGGCGAGTCCCGCGCTGGCTCGGGAGCTGAAGCGGCCGAAGCCCAGCCGGCGGCGCAGCCGGCGCCGACGCCTCGAGCAAAGCCTGCTGCGCTATGTCAGCCGCACGGTTTTCAAGCTTTCACCGTTCTCGACCTTGACTCGGCTCGCCCTCGGCAAGGTCGGCAACCAGGGTATCGACGCATTCGGCTTGACGGCGGAGACCTGGCGACCGCGCTCCTTGACCCGGCTCAACCGGTTCGTCCTCGAGCAACTGGTGGCGATGCTCGACCAGCGGCCGGAGTTCCGGCGTCACCGTCCTGTCGAGGTCAATCCGACATTGCAGCGGGTGGCCGAGGAGCGCTACCGCTGGCTGCTGCCTGGAGGTTGGGTTCGGACAGAGGCCGGTGATTTTCGCTTTCGCCAGGATGCCATGGTGACGGTCACCTTGGCTGGACCTCTGGTCGAGGGCATGTTGGACGTGCCGCCGTCCGCCGGGACTCGCTTCGGCGAGCTCGCGGCGCAGCAAGCGGATCGCCTCGGGCGGGACGTCACCGCGACCCTCGAGCGCCTCGTCGAGATCGGTTTTCTGCTGCTGCCGCCGCTGTGGGCGATCAACCAGTCCAGACCGGAGGCGACGTTGGCGCGTTTCGTCGCCGGCGTCGGAGGGGATTTCGGCACGCTGGCTGCGGAGCTCGCCGATCTGGATGGTGCCCTCCAAGGCTTCGCCACCGGCAGCGCCGGCCTCGAAGAGAGGCTGAAACAAGTGTGGGAAGGGGCCGTTCGCTTGGCGGCCGATGAGGGGTCCGTGGGGGCTTCGGCTCCTGGGGTACAGGCCTGCTTCGAGGATGTTTTCCTCGACGGTGACGGTGACGGCACGGTGGCGCAGGTCGACCCCGAGGCGGTCGCGACGGTGATCGCCGAAAGCTCGGCCATCTTCCGACTGTCGGCCTTCCTGAGACCGCAGCTCGATTTCCGACTCACTCTGCGGGAGGCCTTCGACCGACGTTGGCCGAAGCGGGAGCGGGTCCCTTTGCTCGATCTCTTCGCCGATGTTCAGGGGCTGTGGAAGGATTTCCGTCGCTTCGAGATCGCCAACCGCGATGCCGACGTCTGCCCGAGCGCCTTCAATCCCCTCGGTTTGGCCGACATCTCAGCGCTGCAGCGGCGTCGCGAGAACCTCTGGCGGCGCTTGGCGGCGGCGGTCCAGCCGAGCCCGCAAGGATCGAGTCTCGATCCCTCCGCGGTGGAGGCGCTGGCGACGGAGCTGCCGGCCTTCGCCGATCCGGGGGTCGGCCCCTGTGTGTTCTCACAGCCGATGGGCGGGGGGCGCTGGGTCGTCAACCGGATGTTCGAAGGCACCGGGCGCTACTCGAGTCGCTTCACGCCGGCGATGGCTCCCCGAGAGCGTCGCCAGTTCGTCAGCGCTTTCGAGGCGCGCTCCCGGCTCACCGATGAGCGCGAGATCCTCGACCTGCTGTGCACCCGTGGTGGTCTGCTCGGTGTCCACGAGCTGCAGACGCCGCGGGCCCTGTCTCTGCCGGGAGAGCGCGTCGCGGAAGGCGAGGGGCGCACCCTCGGGCTCGAGGATCTGTGGGTTCAGCGATGTCCGGATTCTGGGCTGCTGACTCTCATCGGTCCCGACGGCCAGTCCTTGGCGCCCGCGCACCTCGGTACCACCGACTACATCTTCCTTCCCCTCTCGATTCAATTTCTCAGTCTCTTCGGTCCGGGTCAGATCTCGCTGGTTCTGCCCAATGGACCGGTGGCGCAGGTGGCGGACGGCATTCGCCTCTACGATCGCCTCTCCCTAGGCCATTTGATCCTCAAGCGTCGGCGCTGGGTGGTCTCTCTCAGTGGCGAGCTTGCCGAGATCCTCGAGCGTGAGGGGGCAGAGGCCTACCGCGCTGTCGTCCGGTGGCGTCGGCGCCATCGGCTGCCGCGCCACGTCTTCGCCCTCGAGCGAATTCGCCATGCGGTCCTCGACGGGATTCACAAACCGCAGTACTTGGACCTCGAGTCGCCGTCTTTCGTCGAGCTCTTCCGCACCATTCTCGAGGCTGGCGGCAAGCGCGTGACCCTCGAAGAGATGCTGCCGGAGCCGAGTGATTTGCCGCGCGACGCAGGGGGGCGATCCTGGGCTGTGGAGGCCTGTTTCGATTCGCTGGTTCTTTCCCCAGGGCCAGCCTGTGATGCAACCGGAGCCACCGGCTCCGACCACCAACCGGGTCGCTGCGGCGATCCCAGACCTCATGGAGGTTAG